One Pelodiscus sinensis isolate JC-2024 chromosome 24, ASM4963464v1, whole genome shotgun sequence DNA segment encodes these proteins:
- the LOC102453473 gene encoding chemerin-like receptor 1 isoform X2 produces MEFRIFFFVLCSLAFLIGAPLNGYVFFIASCRVERTASALLFLNKALSDFIFILCLPLRFVFIYLLHVDWARRLSSTITSLHMFSSAFLLTAISIDRCVLTAQPEWAQKHRTASLAFWVGLVTWALSAGFSLRYGDLWESLFPPASTSMNLRVDPGRAKADVEIQFLVGFLIPLSLSLIPTFCIVLAARLRRNQLIQATQPLKILLGLIPTFFLCWLPYHVFFFLWISSRQSLPFKVTDSTLACVLAPVYFYSCVNPVFYLTLEEEFLRN; encoded by the exons ATGGAGTTCCGAATCTTCTTCTTCGTGCTGTGCAGCTTGGCCTTCCTCATTGGGGCACCGTTGAACGGCTACGTCTTCTTCATCGCCAGCTGCCGTGTGGAGAGGACAGCCAGCgccctgttgttcctgaacaagGCCCTGTCCGATTTCATCTTCatcctctgcctgcccctcagaTTCGTTTTCATCTACTTACTTCATGTAGACTGGGCCAGGAGGCTGAGCAGCACCATCACCTCCCTGCACATGTTCTCCAGCGCCTTCCTCCTCACGGCCATCAGCATCGATCGCTGCGTCCTCACGGCACAGCCTGAGTGGGCTCAGAAACACCGCACGGCCTCCCTGGCCTTCTGGGTGGGTCTGGTTACATGGGCCCTGTCTGCTGGGTTCAGCTTACGGTACGGTGACCTCTGGGAATCCCTCTTCCCACCTGCCAGCACCAGCATGAATTTACGAGTGGATCCAGGGAGGGCGAAGGCAGACGTCGAAATCCAGTTTCTGGTCGGATTCCTGATCCCATTATCCTTGAGCCTGATCCCAACCTTCTGCATCGTTCTCGCTGCCAGGCTGAGAAGGAACCAGCTGATCCAGGCCACCCAGCCTCTCAAGATCCTTCTTGGCTTGATCCCGACCTTTTTCCTCTGCTGGCTGCCCTATCACGTCTTCTTTTTCCTGTGGATTTCTTCTAGGCAGTCTCTGCCTTTCAAAGTCACTGATAGCACTTTGGCTTGTGTCCTGGCTCCGGTGTATTTCTACAGCTGTGTCAACCCCGTCTTCTACCTCACCCTGGAGGAAGAGTTTCTGAG gaattga
- the LOC102453473 gene encoding chemerin-like receptor 1 isoform X1 yields MEFRIFFFVLCSLAFLIGAPLNGYVFFIASCRVERTASALLFLNKALSDFIFILCLPLRFVFIYLLHVDWARRLSSTITSLHMFSSAFLLTAISIDRCVLTAQPEWAQKHRTASLAFWVGLVTWALSAGFSLRYGDLWESLFPPASTSMNLRVDPGRAKADVEIQFLVGFLIPLSLSLIPTFCIVLAARLRRNQLIQATQPLKILLGLIPTFFLCWLPYHVFFFLWISSRQSLPFKVTDSTLACVLAPVYFYSCVNPVFYLTLEEEFLRYRQRARNPM; encoded by the coding sequence ATGGAGTTCCGAATCTTCTTCTTCGTGCTGTGCAGCTTGGCCTTCCTCATTGGGGCACCGTTGAACGGCTACGTCTTCTTCATCGCCAGCTGCCGTGTGGAGAGGACAGCCAGCgccctgttgttcctgaacaagGCCCTGTCCGATTTCATCTTCatcctctgcctgcccctcagaTTCGTTTTCATCTACTTACTTCATGTAGACTGGGCCAGGAGGCTGAGCAGCACCATCACCTCCCTGCACATGTTCTCCAGCGCCTTCCTCCTCACGGCCATCAGCATCGATCGCTGCGTCCTCACGGCACAGCCTGAGTGGGCTCAGAAACACCGCACGGCCTCCCTGGCCTTCTGGGTGGGTCTGGTTACATGGGCCCTGTCTGCTGGGTTCAGCTTACGGTACGGTGACCTCTGGGAATCCCTCTTCCCACCTGCCAGCACCAGCATGAATTTACGAGTGGATCCAGGGAGGGCGAAGGCAGACGTCGAAATCCAGTTTCTGGTCGGATTCCTGATCCCATTATCCTTGAGCCTGATCCCAACCTTCTGCATCGTTCTCGCTGCCAGGCTGAGAAGGAACCAGCTGATCCAGGCCACCCAGCCTCTCAAGATCCTTCTTGGCTTGATCCCGACCTTTTTCCTCTGCTGGCTGCCCTATCACGTCTTCTTTTTCCTGTGGATTTCTTCTAGGCAGTCTCTGCCTTTCAAAGTCACTGATAGCACTTTGGCTTGTGTCCTGGCTCCGGTGTATTTCTACAGCTGTGTCAACCCCGTCTTCTACCTCACCCTGGAGGAAGAGTTTCTGAGGTACCGGCAACGTGCTCGCAACCccatgtag
- the LOC102453715 gene encoding chemerin-like receptor 1 — MEFAPILLLVLYGLAFLTGAPLNGYVLFVTGCRTERTASTVWLLNRAVSDFIFLLCLPFRFIIIFSLHIGWARRLSSSITSLHMFSSAFLLTAISVHRCVLLARPEWAQKYCTPCLACWVALGTWALSAGFSLRYSDLWESFLPPPSTSINFQMDPERAKVAIAIQFLVGFLIPLALSLIPMFCVVHTARLGRNRMIQATQPLKILLGFIPTFFFCWLPYHIFYFLQLSATHPRPLLHIGCAVTYFLTYVNSCLNPIFYLTMNEEFLRYQQHARNPHTTDHSESEPAD, encoded by the coding sequence ATGGAGTTTGCCCCAATCTTACTCCTGGTGCTCTATGGCTTGGCCTTCCTCACCGGGGCACCATTGAACGGCTACGTCCTCTTCGTCACCGGCTGCCGTACAGAGAGGACGGCCAGCACCGTGTGGTTACTCAACCGGGCTGTGTCCGATTTCatcttcctcctctgcctgcccttCAGATTCATCATCATCTTCTCCCTGCACATAGGTTGGGCCAGGAGGCTGAGCAGCTCCATCACCTCCCTGCACATGTTCTCCAGCGCCTTCCTCCTCACGGCCATCAGCGTCCATCGCTGCGTCCTCTTGGCACGACCTGAGTGGGCCCAGAAATACTgcactccctgcctggcctgctgggtggctcTGGGCACATGGGCCCTGTCTGCTGGGTTCAGCTTGCGGTACAGTGACCTCTGGGAATCCTTCCTTCCACCTCCCAGCACCAGCATAAATTTCCAAATGGATCCAGAGAGGGCAAAAGTTGCCATCGCAATCCAGTTCCTGGTCGGATTTCTGATTCCATTAGCCTTGAGCCTGATCCCAATGTTCTGCGTCGTTCACACTGCCAGGCTGGGAAGGAACCGGATGATCCAGGCCACCCAGCCCCTCAAGATCCTTCTTGGCTTCATCCCAACCTTTTTCTTCTGCTGGCTTCCATATCACATCttctacttcctgcagctctcagctACGCACCCTCGGCCTCTTCTGCATATAGGATGTGCAGTTACTTACTTCCTGACATATGTCAACAGCTGCCTCAACCCCATCTTCTACCTCACCATGAATGAAGAGTTTCTGAGGTACCAGCAACATGCTCGCAACCCCCACACCACCGACCACTCGGAGTCGGAACCAGCTGACTAG
- the LOC102453953 gene encoding chemerin-like receptor 1, with product MEFQIIFIMLCGLAFLAGAPLNSYVLFVASCRVERTASALLFLNRALSDLIFNVCLPLRIVFIYFLHVDWARRLSSTITSLHMFSSAFLLTAISVHRCVLAARPEWAQKGLMASLAFWVGLLIWALSAGFSLRYGDLCEALIPSTNTSRNFRVSPKKIETTVAIQFLVGFLIPLALSLIPTFGIVLAARQGRNRLIQATQPLKILLGLIPTFFICWLPYHVFYFLQLSATHPPHSLEKGSAFASVLTYNNSCLNPIFYLTMEEEFLRYQQRARNPHTADHLLLELAD from the coding sequence ATGGAGTTCCAAATCATCTTCATCATGCTGTGCGGCTTGGCCTTCCTCGCCGGAGCACCATTGAACAGCTACGTCCTCTTCGTCGCCAGCTGCCGTGTGGAAAGGACGGCCAGCGCCCTGTTGTTCCTGAACCGGGCTCTGTCTGATTTAATCTTCAACGTCTGCCTTCCCCTCAGAATCGTCTTCATCTACTTCCTGCACGTAGACTGGGCCAGGAGGCTGAGCAGCACCATCACCTCCCTGCACATGTTCTCCAGCGCCTTCCTCCTCACGGCCATCAGCGTCCATCGCTGTGTCCTTGCAGCACGGCCTGAGTGGGCCCAGAAAGGCCTCATGGCCTCCCTGGCTTTCTGGGTGGGTCTGCTTATATGGGCTCTGTCTGCTGGGTTCAGCTTGCGGTACGGTGACCTCTGCGAAGCCCTCATTCCATCTACCAACACCAGCAGGAATTTCCGAGTGTCTCCAAAGAAGATAGAGACCACTGTCGCTATCCAGTTCCTGGTTGGATTTCTGATCCCATTAGCCTTGAGCCTGATCCCAACCTTTGGCATTGTTCTAGCTGCCAGGCAGGGAAGGAACCGGCTGATCCAGGCCACCCAGCCTCTCAAGATCCTTCTCGGCTTGATCCCGACCTTTTTCATCTGCTGGCTGCCGTATCACGTCttctacttcctgcagctctcagctACGCACCCTCCGCATAGTCTGGAAAAAGGAAGCGCATTTGCTTCAGTCCTGACATATAACAACAGCTGCCTCAACCCCATCTTCTACCTCACCATGGAGGAAGAGTTTCTGAGGTACCAACAACGTGCTCGCAACCCCCACACCGCCGACCATTTGCTGTTGGAACTGGCCGACTAG
- the LOC102454190 gene encoding chemerin-like receptor 1: protein MELLLTFFMVFLGMTFLAGAPLNGYVLFIISCRVERTASAVWFLNWAMSDFIFILCLPLRFVFVYFLHIDWVRRLSSTITSLHMFSSAFLLTALCVHRCVLASWPDWAQKHSTASLAFWMGLVTWALSAGFSWRYDDLWESLFPPASPSMNLRVDPGRVKDAIVIQFLVGFLIPLALSLIPTFCIVLAARLGRNRPIQATQPLKILLSLIPTFFLCWLPYHVFYVLWISAPYHLPLKVTESTLACVLAPVYFCCCLSPIFYLTMAEEFRGFRKRAHNPQTTDHSGLELATSPIPQLPPTR, encoded by the coding sequence ATGGAGCTCCTTCTAACCTTCTTTATGGTGTTTTTGGGTATGACCTTCCTCGCCGGGGCACCATTGAACGGCTACGTCCTCTTCATCATCAGCTGCCGTGTGGAGAGGACGGCCAGCGCAGTGTGGTTCCTGAACTGGGCCATGTCCGATTTCATCTTCatcctctgcctgcccctcagaTTCGTCTTCGTCTACTTCTTGCACATAGACTGGGTCAGGAGGCTGAGCAGCACCATCACCTCCCTGCACATGTTCTCCAGCGCCTTCCTCCTCACGGCTCTCTGTGTCCATCGCTGCGTCCTTGCGTCCTGGCCTGACTGGGCCCAGAAACACAGCACGGCATCCCTTGCCTTCTGGATGGGTCTGGTTACATGGGCCCTGTCTGCTGGGTTCAGCTGGCGGTATGATGACCTCTGGGAATCCCTTTTCCCACCTGCCAGTCCCAGCATGAATTTACGAGTAGATCCAGGGAGGGTGAAGGATGCCATCGTGATCCAGTTCTTGGTTGGATTCCTGATCCCATTAGCCTTGAGCCTAATCCCAACCTTCTGCATTGTTCTCGCTGCCAGGCTGGGAAGGAACCGGCCGATCCAGGCCACCCAGCCCCTCAAGATCCTTCTCAGCTTGATCCCGACCTTTTTCCTTTGCTGGCTGCCCTATCACGTCTTCTACGTCCTCTGGATTTCAGCTCCGTACCATCTGCCTCTCAAAGTCACTGAAAGCACTTTGGCTTGTGTTCTAGCTCCAGTATATTTCTGTTGTTGCCTCAGTCCCATCTTCTACCTCACCATGGCGGAAGAATTTCGGGGGTTCCGGAAACGTGCTCACAACCCCCAAACCACCGACCACTCGGGGCTAGAACTGGCAACTAGCCCCATCCCTCAGCTCCCTCCCACGAGGTAA